In one Nicotiana tomentosiformis chromosome 6, ASM39032v3, whole genome shotgun sequence genomic region, the following are encoded:
- the LOC104107132 gene encoding ABC transporter G family member 31 isoform X1, whose product MAASNGSEYFELDVEAQESFGRRSNAESVAEDEQELMWAALEKLPTRKRTNLALVKRTAEESDDSVGERTDTVDVRKLDRNTRQLVVDRAMATSEQDNYKLLSGVKERLDSVGLEVPKVEVRYEDITITANVNVGSRALPTLMNSVRDVFENILTRLRIFRPKKHSLTILNNINGVVKPGRMTLLLGPPGSGKTTLLLALSGKLDNGLKKRGIITYNGHKLDEFCVQRTSAYISQTDNHIAELTVRETLDYAARFQGASQGFADYMKDIDRLEKERNIRPNSEIDAYMKASSVGGKKHSVSTDYVLKVLGLDICSDTIVGNDMMRGVSGGQRKRVTTGEMIVGPRKTLFMDEISTGLDSSTTYQIVKCIRNFVHLMEGTVLMALLQPAPETFELFDDLVLLSEGYVVYHGPRADVIEFFESLGFRLPPRKGVADFLQEVTSRKDQAQYWADNSRPYEFIPVPAIAEAFRNSRYGQDLKSSLSIPYDRSKGHPSALSATKFAVPRWELFKACFSREWLLMTRHSFLYIFRTCQVAFVGFVTCTMFLKTRIHPTDLVNGNLYLSCLFFALIHMMFNGFSELPLLIFRLPVFYKQRDNLFYPAWAWSFCSWILRLPYSVIEAVVWSCVVYWAVGFAPGAGRYVRFLSFSFGMFIIFCHHTYRQSYISLFILLISPLCSRFFCYLFALFAVHQMGMGLFRSVASIARDLVISNTIASAALLVTFLLGGFILPKGMIKPWWVWAFWVSPLSYGQRAISVNEFTAARWMEKTTTGNITLGNAVLQSHSLPTSNNWYWLGVGALLLYILFFNIVLTLALTFLNPIRKSQAIVPPEAVGLKSAIDGKSKISESNGDPGQEMTKKKGMILPFQPLTMTFHNVKYFVDMPKEMSSEGIPERKLQLLSNVSGVFSPGVLTALVGSSGAGKTTLMDCLAGRKTAGYIEGDIRISGYPKQQQTFARISGYVEQNDIHSPQVTVYESLLFSSYLRLPKEVNKEQREEFVREVMDLVELDSLKNALVGLPGSSGLSTEQRKRLTIAVELVANPSIIFMDEPTSGLDARAAAIVMRTVRNTVDTGRTVVCTIHQPSIDIFEAFDELLLMKRGGQVIYGGKLGEKSQTMIDYFQSIPGIPPIPSGYNPATWMLEISTPAAEERIGEDFAVIYRNSEQFRGVEASIKHLSVPPENSQPLKFTTTYSQGALSQFRICLWKQNLVYWRSPSYNAVRLFFTTLSALILGSIFWDVGSRRDSTQNLFVVMGALYSSCLFLGVNNASSVQPVVAIERTVFYREKAAGMYSPLPYAVAQGLVEIPYILIQTLLYGVITYFMINFERTPAKFFLYLLFMFLTFSYFTFYGMMAVGLTPTQHLAAVISSAFYSLWNLMSGFLVPAPSIPGWWIWFYYISPVAWTLRGIISSQLGDVEERITGPGFEGTVKEYLEVSLGFEPGWIAWSAVILVGFSLLFFSVFAISVKVLNFQKR is encoded by the exons ATGGCGGCGTCGAATGGGAGTGAGTACTTTGAGTTAGATGTGGAGGCACAGGAGAGTTTCGGCCGGCGGTCGAATGCGGAGTCGGTGGCGGAAGACGAACAGGAGCTGATGTGGGCGGCGTTAGAGAAATTGCCGACGCGGAAGCGAACGAATCTCGCTTTGGTGAAGCGGACAGCGGAGGAATCTGACGACAGCGTGGGAGAGAGGACTGACACTGTCGATGTGAGAAAACTTGATCGGAATACTCGCCAGCTTGTCGTCGATAGAGCAATGGCCACTTCCGAACAGGATAACTACAAGTTGCTTTCCGGCGTTAAAGAGCGCCTCGATAG TGTGGGATTGGAGGTTCCTAAAGTTGAAGTTCGATACGAGGACATAACAATCACAGCAAATGTGAATGTTGGCTCCAGAGCTTTGCCTACTTTAATGAATTCTGTCCGCGATGTCTTTGAG AATATATTGACTCGACTGAGGATATTCCGCCCTAAGAAACACTCTCTAACCATTTTGAATAACATCAATGGTGTTGTAAAACCTGGAAG GATGACATTGCTCCTGGGACCTCCTGGTTCTGGTAAAACTACGTTGCTTTTAGCGCTTTCAGGGAAGCTTGATAATGGCTTAAAG AAAAGAGGGATTATTACGTATAATGGACATAAGCTGGATGAATTTTGCGTGCAAAGAACTTCAGCTTACATAAGCCAGACAGATAATCATATCGCCGAGTTAACTGTAAGAGAAACCTTAGATTATGCCGCGAGATTCCAAGGTGCAAGTCAAGGTTTTGCAG ACTATATGAAAGACATTGATCGTCTAGAGAAGGAAAGGAATATACGTCCAAACTCTGAAATAGACGCGTATATGAAG GCATCTTCTGTTGGTGGTAAGAAGCACAGCGTGTCTACAGACTACGTCTTGAAAGTTCTTGGTCTTGATATATGTTCAGATACAATAGTTGGCAATGACATGATGAGAGGAGTTTCAGGTGGACAAAGGAAGAGAGTTACGACAG GCGAAATGATTGTCGGGCCCAGGAAAACACTTTTCATGGATGAAATATCTACTGGACTTGATAGCTCTACAACGTACCAAATCGTCAAGTGCATAAGAAATTTTGTTCATTTAATGGAAGGAACAGTGTTAATGGCGCTTCTTCAACCTGCACCTGAGACTTTTGAATTGTTTGATGATCTGGTATTACTCTCTGAAGGATATGTCGTGTACCATGGTCCTCGAGCGGATGTTATTGAATTCTTTGAGTCATTAGGATTTCGACTGCCACCTCGTAAGGGTGTCGCAGATTTTCTTCAAGAG GTTACCTCAAGAAAGGATCAGGCACAATACTGGGCTGATAATTCCAGACCATATGAATTCATTCCTGTTCCTGCAATAGCTGAAGCGTTTAGAAATTCCAGATATGGGCAGGATTTAAAATCCTCCCTTTCTATTCCATATGATAGATCCAAAGGCCATCCTTCAGCTCTATCTGCAACAAAGTTTGCTGTTCCCAGATGGGAGCTGTTTAAAGCTTGTTTCTCGAGAGAGTGGCTTCTAATGACTAGGCATAGTTTTCTTTATATCTTCAGAACATGTCAG GTTGCTTTTGTTGGATTTGTAACATGCACAATGTTTCTAAAAACGCGGATACACCCCACAGATTTGGTGAATGGCAACTTGTATCTTTCTTGCTTGTTTTTCGCCTTGATTCATATGATGTTCAATGGATTTTCAGAACTGCCTCTCTTAATATTCCGCCTCCCAGTATTCTACAAGCAAAGAGATAATTTGTTTTATCCTGCATGGGCGTGGTCCTTCTGTAGTTGGATTCTGCGTTTACCTTACTCTGTAATTGAAGCTGTTGTATGGTCTTGTGTGGTATACTGGGCTGTTGGTTTCGCACCTGGTGCTGGGAGGTATGTTcggtttctttctttttcttttggcatgTTCATTATTTTTTGTCATCACACATATAGACAAAGCTACATTTCATTGTTTATCCTACTCATATCCCCTTTATGTTCCAGGTTTTTCTGCTACTTGTTTGCACTATTTGCAGTACACCAGATGGGAATGGGTCTCTTCCGATCAGTAGCTTCTATTGCACGAGATTTAGTTATCTCAAATACAATTGCGTCAGCTGCACTGCTAGTCACATTTTTATTGGGCGGTTTTATCCTGCCAAAAG GAATGATCAAGCCATGGTGGGTGTGGGCATTTTGGGTTTCACCATTGTCCTACGGACAACGAGCGATTTCAGTTAATGAATTTACTGCCGCACGATGGATGGAG AAGACAACCACCGGAAACATTACTCTTGGGAATGCTGTTCTGCAATCGCATAGCTTACCAACATCCAATAACTGGTATTGGCTGGGAGTAGGTGCTTTATTGCTCTACATTTTGTTTTTCAACATTGTTCTGACTCTAGCCTTGACTTTTCTCAACC CAATAAGAAAATCTCAGGCAATTGTCCCACCAGAAGCCGTTGGTCTAAAATCAGCTATAGATG GAAAGAGTAAGATTTCTGAGTCAAATGGAGACCCTGGACAGGAGATGACTAAAAAAAAGGGGATGATACTCCCATTCCAACCACTGACAATGACTTTCCATAATGTCAAATACTTTGTTGACATGCCAAAG GAAATGAGTTCAGAAGGAATACCTGAAAGGAAGCTGCAACTACTGTCAAATGTTAGCGGAGTATTCTCTCCCGGTGTTCTTACTGCATTGGTTGGTTCGAGCGGAGCAGGAAAAACCACATTGATGGATTGCCTAGCTGGAAGAAAGACTGCTGGATATATAGAGGGTGATATTAGGATATCAGGATACCCGAAACAACAACAGACTTTTGCTAGAATTTCAGGATATGTTGAACAAAATGATATACATTCTCCTCAAGTGACAGTTTATGAATCCCTATTGTTTTCTTCTTATCTGCGTCTTCCCAAAGAAGTGAATAAGGAACAAAGAGAG GAGTTTGTCAGAGAGGTAATGGACTTGGTGGAACTTGACTCTCTAAAGAATGCTTTGGTAGGCTTGCCTGGCAGTTCTGGCTTATCAACAGAACAAAGAAAGCGCTTGACAATTGCAGTAGAACTTGTGGCAAATCCTTCCATAATTTTCATGGATGAACCTACATCTGGGCTTGATGCACGAGCAGCAGCCATTGTAATGCGAACTGTTCGTAATACTGTAGACACTGGCAGAACCGTTGTTTGCACGATCCATCAGCCAAGTATTGACATTTTTGAAGCATTTGACGAG CTTCTTCTTATGAAACGCGGAGGACAAGTGATATACGGGGGAAAGCTTGGGGAGAAGTCGCAAACTATGATTGACTACTTTCAG AGTATTCCTGGGATACCCCCAATTCCTAGTGGTTATAATCCTGCAACCTGGATGCTTGAGATAAGTACGCCAGCTGCTGAAGAGAGAATAGGAGAAGATTTTGCAGTAATATACAGAAATTCTGAGCAGTTCAG GGGGGTGGAAGCCTCAATTAAGCATCTGAGCGTCCCACCTGAGAATTCACAACCTCTAAAGTTCACCACCACGTACAGTCAAGGTGCACTTTCTCAGTTTAGGATCTGTCTGTGGAAGCAAAATCTTGTGTACTGGAGAAGTCCGTCTTACAATGCTGTTAGGTTGTTCTTCACAACATTGAGTGCTCTTATTCTCGGTTCTATATTTTGGGATGTTGGTTCGAGAAG GGACTCAACTCAAAATTTGTTCGTTGTTATGGGCGCACTTTATTCTTCATGCTTGTTCCTGGGAGTCAATAATGCTTCTTCTGTACAGCCGGTAGTTGCTATTGAGAGAACAGTTTTCTACAGGGAGAAAGCTGCTGGAATGTACTCTCCCCTACCATATGCAGTAGCTCAG GGGTTAGTCGAGATTCCATACATCCTCATCCAGACATTACTATATGGAGTCATTACATATTTCATGATCAACTTTGAAAGGACACCTG CCAAATTTTTCCTATATCTACTGTTCATGTTTCTGACATTCAGCTATTTCACCTTTTACGGCATGATGGCTGTTGGTCTTACGCCAACTCAACATTTGGCTGCTGTCATTTCATCTGCATTCTATTCGCTGTGGAACCTCATGTCTGGCTTTCTTGTTCCAGCACCC AGTATCCCTGGATGGTGGATATGGTTCTACTACATCAGCCCAGTGGCATGGACGTTACGAGGCATCATTAGCTCTCAACTTGGAGATGTAGAAGAACGAATTACAGGACCTGGGTTTGAAGGCACTGTCAAAGAGTATCTGGAGGTCAGTCTAGGTTTTGAACCTGGGTGGATTGCGTGGTCAGCTGTCATACTTGTTGGATTTAGCTTGCTCTTCTTCTCTGTCTTTGCAATATCAGTCAAAGTTCTCAACTTCCAAAAAAGATGA
- the LOC104107132 gene encoding ABC transporter G family member 31 isoform X2 → MAASNGSEYFELDVEAQESFGRRSNAESVAEDEQELMWAALEKLPTRKRTNLALVKRTAEESDDSVGERTDTVDVRKLDRNTRQLVVDRAMATSEQDNYKLLSGVKERLDSVGLEVPKVEVRYEDITITANVNVGSRALPTLMNSVRDVFENILTRLRIFRPKKHSLTILNNINGVVKPGRMTLLLGPPGSGKTTLLLALSGKLDNGLKKRGIITYNGHKLDEFCVQRTSAYISQTDNHIAELTVRETLDYAARFQGASQGFADYMKDIDRLEKERNIRPNSEIDAYMKASSVGGKKHSVSTDYVLKVLGLDICSDTIVGNDMMRGVSGGQRKRVTTGEMIVGPRKTLFMDEISTGLDSSTTYQIVKCIRNFVHLMEGTVLMALLQPAPETFELFDDLVLLSEGYVVYHGPRADVIEFFESLGFRLPPRKGVADFLQEVTSRKDQAQYWADNSRPYEFIPVPAIAEAFRNSRYGQDLKSSLSIPYDRSKGHPSALSATKFAVPRWELFKACFSREWLLMTRHSFLYIFRTCQVAFVGFVTCTMFLKTRIHPTDLVNGNLYLSCLFFALIHMMFNGFSELPLLIFRLPVFYKQRDNLFYPAWAWSFCSWILRLPYSVIEAVVWSCVVYWAVGFAPGAGRFFCYLFALFAVHQMGMGLFRSVASIARDLVISNTIASAALLVTFLLGGFILPKGMIKPWWVWAFWVSPLSYGQRAISVNEFTAARWMEKTTTGNITLGNAVLQSHSLPTSNNWYWLGVGALLLYILFFNIVLTLALTFLNPIRKSQAIVPPEAVGLKSAIDGKSKISESNGDPGQEMTKKKGMILPFQPLTMTFHNVKYFVDMPKEMSSEGIPERKLQLLSNVSGVFSPGVLTALVGSSGAGKTTLMDCLAGRKTAGYIEGDIRISGYPKQQQTFARISGYVEQNDIHSPQVTVYESLLFSSYLRLPKEVNKEQREEFVREVMDLVELDSLKNALVGLPGSSGLSTEQRKRLTIAVELVANPSIIFMDEPTSGLDARAAAIVMRTVRNTVDTGRTVVCTIHQPSIDIFEAFDELLLMKRGGQVIYGGKLGEKSQTMIDYFQSIPGIPPIPSGYNPATWMLEISTPAAEERIGEDFAVIYRNSEQFRGVEASIKHLSVPPENSQPLKFTTTYSQGALSQFRICLWKQNLVYWRSPSYNAVRLFFTTLSALILGSIFWDVGSRRDSTQNLFVVMGALYSSCLFLGVNNASSVQPVVAIERTVFYREKAAGMYSPLPYAVAQGLVEIPYILIQTLLYGVITYFMINFERTPAKFFLYLLFMFLTFSYFTFYGMMAVGLTPTQHLAAVISSAFYSLWNLMSGFLVPAPSIPGWWIWFYYISPVAWTLRGIISSQLGDVEERITGPGFEGTVKEYLEVSLGFEPGWIAWSAVILVGFSLLFFSVFAISVKVLNFQKR, encoded by the exons ATGGCGGCGTCGAATGGGAGTGAGTACTTTGAGTTAGATGTGGAGGCACAGGAGAGTTTCGGCCGGCGGTCGAATGCGGAGTCGGTGGCGGAAGACGAACAGGAGCTGATGTGGGCGGCGTTAGAGAAATTGCCGACGCGGAAGCGAACGAATCTCGCTTTGGTGAAGCGGACAGCGGAGGAATCTGACGACAGCGTGGGAGAGAGGACTGACACTGTCGATGTGAGAAAACTTGATCGGAATACTCGCCAGCTTGTCGTCGATAGAGCAATGGCCACTTCCGAACAGGATAACTACAAGTTGCTTTCCGGCGTTAAAGAGCGCCTCGATAG TGTGGGATTGGAGGTTCCTAAAGTTGAAGTTCGATACGAGGACATAACAATCACAGCAAATGTGAATGTTGGCTCCAGAGCTTTGCCTACTTTAATGAATTCTGTCCGCGATGTCTTTGAG AATATATTGACTCGACTGAGGATATTCCGCCCTAAGAAACACTCTCTAACCATTTTGAATAACATCAATGGTGTTGTAAAACCTGGAAG GATGACATTGCTCCTGGGACCTCCTGGTTCTGGTAAAACTACGTTGCTTTTAGCGCTTTCAGGGAAGCTTGATAATGGCTTAAAG AAAAGAGGGATTATTACGTATAATGGACATAAGCTGGATGAATTTTGCGTGCAAAGAACTTCAGCTTACATAAGCCAGACAGATAATCATATCGCCGAGTTAACTGTAAGAGAAACCTTAGATTATGCCGCGAGATTCCAAGGTGCAAGTCAAGGTTTTGCAG ACTATATGAAAGACATTGATCGTCTAGAGAAGGAAAGGAATATACGTCCAAACTCTGAAATAGACGCGTATATGAAG GCATCTTCTGTTGGTGGTAAGAAGCACAGCGTGTCTACAGACTACGTCTTGAAAGTTCTTGGTCTTGATATATGTTCAGATACAATAGTTGGCAATGACATGATGAGAGGAGTTTCAGGTGGACAAAGGAAGAGAGTTACGACAG GCGAAATGATTGTCGGGCCCAGGAAAACACTTTTCATGGATGAAATATCTACTGGACTTGATAGCTCTACAACGTACCAAATCGTCAAGTGCATAAGAAATTTTGTTCATTTAATGGAAGGAACAGTGTTAATGGCGCTTCTTCAACCTGCACCTGAGACTTTTGAATTGTTTGATGATCTGGTATTACTCTCTGAAGGATATGTCGTGTACCATGGTCCTCGAGCGGATGTTATTGAATTCTTTGAGTCATTAGGATTTCGACTGCCACCTCGTAAGGGTGTCGCAGATTTTCTTCAAGAG GTTACCTCAAGAAAGGATCAGGCACAATACTGGGCTGATAATTCCAGACCATATGAATTCATTCCTGTTCCTGCAATAGCTGAAGCGTTTAGAAATTCCAGATATGGGCAGGATTTAAAATCCTCCCTTTCTATTCCATATGATAGATCCAAAGGCCATCCTTCAGCTCTATCTGCAACAAAGTTTGCTGTTCCCAGATGGGAGCTGTTTAAAGCTTGTTTCTCGAGAGAGTGGCTTCTAATGACTAGGCATAGTTTTCTTTATATCTTCAGAACATGTCAG GTTGCTTTTGTTGGATTTGTAACATGCACAATGTTTCTAAAAACGCGGATACACCCCACAGATTTGGTGAATGGCAACTTGTATCTTTCTTGCTTGTTTTTCGCCTTGATTCATATGATGTTCAATGGATTTTCAGAACTGCCTCTCTTAATATTCCGCCTCCCAGTATTCTACAAGCAAAGAGATAATTTGTTTTATCCTGCATGGGCGTGGTCCTTCTGTAGTTGGATTCTGCGTTTACCTTACTCTGTAATTGAAGCTGTTGTATGGTCTTGTGTGGTATACTGGGCTGTTGGTTTCGCACCTGGTGCTGGGAG GTTTTTCTGCTACTTGTTTGCACTATTTGCAGTACACCAGATGGGAATGGGTCTCTTCCGATCAGTAGCTTCTATTGCACGAGATTTAGTTATCTCAAATACAATTGCGTCAGCTGCACTGCTAGTCACATTTTTATTGGGCGGTTTTATCCTGCCAAAAG GAATGATCAAGCCATGGTGGGTGTGGGCATTTTGGGTTTCACCATTGTCCTACGGACAACGAGCGATTTCAGTTAATGAATTTACTGCCGCACGATGGATGGAG AAGACAACCACCGGAAACATTACTCTTGGGAATGCTGTTCTGCAATCGCATAGCTTACCAACATCCAATAACTGGTATTGGCTGGGAGTAGGTGCTTTATTGCTCTACATTTTGTTTTTCAACATTGTTCTGACTCTAGCCTTGACTTTTCTCAACC CAATAAGAAAATCTCAGGCAATTGTCCCACCAGAAGCCGTTGGTCTAAAATCAGCTATAGATG GAAAGAGTAAGATTTCTGAGTCAAATGGAGACCCTGGACAGGAGATGACTAAAAAAAAGGGGATGATACTCCCATTCCAACCACTGACAATGACTTTCCATAATGTCAAATACTTTGTTGACATGCCAAAG GAAATGAGTTCAGAAGGAATACCTGAAAGGAAGCTGCAACTACTGTCAAATGTTAGCGGAGTATTCTCTCCCGGTGTTCTTACTGCATTGGTTGGTTCGAGCGGAGCAGGAAAAACCACATTGATGGATTGCCTAGCTGGAAGAAAGACTGCTGGATATATAGAGGGTGATATTAGGATATCAGGATACCCGAAACAACAACAGACTTTTGCTAGAATTTCAGGATATGTTGAACAAAATGATATACATTCTCCTCAAGTGACAGTTTATGAATCCCTATTGTTTTCTTCTTATCTGCGTCTTCCCAAAGAAGTGAATAAGGAACAAAGAGAG GAGTTTGTCAGAGAGGTAATGGACTTGGTGGAACTTGACTCTCTAAAGAATGCTTTGGTAGGCTTGCCTGGCAGTTCTGGCTTATCAACAGAACAAAGAAAGCGCTTGACAATTGCAGTAGAACTTGTGGCAAATCCTTCCATAATTTTCATGGATGAACCTACATCTGGGCTTGATGCACGAGCAGCAGCCATTGTAATGCGAACTGTTCGTAATACTGTAGACACTGGCAGAACCGTTGTTTGCACGATCCATCAGCCAAGTATTGACATTTTTGAAGCATTTGACGAG CTTCTTCTTATGAAACGCGGAGGACAAGTGATATACGGGGGAAAGCTTGGGGAGAAGTCGCAAACTATGATTGACTACTTTCAG AGTATTCCTGGGATACCCCCAATTCCTAGTGGTTATAATCCTGCAACCTGGATGCTTGAGATAAGTACGCCAGCTGCTGAAGAGAGAATAGGAGAAGATTTTGCAGTAATATACAGAAATTCTGAGCAGTTCAG GGGGGTGGAAGCCTCAATTAAGCATCTGAGCGTCCCACCTGAGAATTCACAACCTCTAAAGTTCACCACCACGTACAGTCAAGGTGCACTTTCTCAGTTTAGGATCTGTCTGTGGAAGCAAAATCTTGTGTACTGGAGAAGTCCGTCTTACAATGCTGTTAGGTTGTTCTTCACAACATTGAGTGCTCTTATTCTCGGTTCTATATTTTGGGATGTTGGTTCGAGAAG GGACTCAACTCAAAATTTGTTCGTTGTTATGGGCGCACTTTATTCTTCATGCTTGTTCCTGGGAGTCAATAATGCTTCTTCTGTACAGCCGGTAGTTGCTATTGAGAGAACAGTTTTCTACAGGGAGAAAGCTGCTGGAATGTACTCTCCCCTACCATATGCAGTAGCTCAG GGGTTAGTCGAGATTCCATACATCCTCATCCAGACATTACTATATGGAGTCATTACATATTTCATGATCAACTTTGAAAGGACACCTG CCAAATTTTTCCTATATCTACTGTTCATGTTTCTGACATTCAGCTATTTCACCTTTTACGGCATGATGGCTGTTGGTCTTACGCCAACTCAACATTTGGCTGCTGTCATTTCATCTGCATTCTATTCGCTGTGGAACCTCATGTCTGGCTTTCTTGTTCCAGCACCC AGTATCCCTGGATGGTGGATATGGTTCTACTACATCAGCCCAGTGGCATGGACGTTACGAGGCATCATTAGCTCTCAACTTGGAGATGTAGAAGAACGAATTACAGGACCTGGGTTTGAAGGCACTGTCAAAGAGTATCTGGAGGTCAGTCTAGGTTTTGAACCTGGGTGGATTGCGTGGTCAGCTGTCATACTTGTTGGATTTAGCTTGCTCTTCTTCTCTGTCTTTGCAATATCAGTCAAAGTTCTCAACTTCCAAAAAAGATGA